A single genomic interval of Cupriavidus sp. MP-37 harbors:
- a CDS encoding SIR2 family protein produces the protein MKQEDIEIIKNKICPLLKKGELSLLLGAGFSYRNKSIKAELPSGDELRDELLRECKKTPGPRTTLKDAYLTASRNIPNFNEYLKQYFTVDHVRPWQAKIFEYVWSRIYTTNIDNVLDVAYQSTKTSNRLSGDFSFFNYCDQASIGGVIGSTPVVTIHGTIRDLEAGFIFSNFEYAMAASKLFDWHNELAARILMGGLVVVGNQLDESDIESHISRRLNTYGSIVPEANNWIVMPDPDPIKKENYIASGYNVIDATAEEFFGVLFREVKSKKIDDIVLESIPAVRKRFATAAAMAWFKEAFDPVIGEIERASETRGILRHYVMGAHPEWFYITNKAHAVTSRVTELTKSISARMTAGQSGVEVLHVVGPSGSGKTTAIRSALSELVEKYPYIYEYNSVNGIDIDRFLAILSGFTEKSIFVFYSAAEFYYAVNAVRLGMADKELPFCLFVLEDRINDYKSNLRHLPDCEDVSSTFQFGSLQFDEAKAICERIANHAIVFDKFSNLPLEKQAGRLMDKERGYNGDLLSALYSLTTHENFETKIFEEYQSVEDKEAKRILSVVSTINSLGFSVPINYVAGIVGISVERVSEQLANGLSGILVDFASRGIVACRHRVIADCYFNNCIQGQGDVGEISDVLQYLSNKFTIEDIKFHPLAYQMYKEIVSFNFLYERYFPSRTRTDDTEKTYHQAQKYYGQDGVFWLQFGRFYRKIHRLDDAIECFRTGLEFYESFQTKHSLGHTLLMKYLDEGLEDRSIYDEGLQFLEMERLRRGTTDPYPTTTICESLIQICQKRRDVGAYEKLKECINYGLKHFKEDEYFERQVRRYLKLPAP, from the coding sequence ATGAAACAAGAAGATATCGAGATCATAAAGAACAAGATCTGTCCGCTTTTGAAAAAAGGGGAGTTGTCGCTATTACTTGGTGCAGGATTTAGTTATAGGAACAAATCTATCAAAGCGGAACTTCCATCAGGCGATGAGCTTCGTGACGAGTTGCTGCGTGAGTGTAAGAAGACACCCGGCCCGCGTACCACCTTGAAAGATGCATATCTAACTGCATCAAGAAACATCCCAAACTTCAACGAATATCTGAAGCAGTATTTCACCGTCGACCACGTTCGCCCTTGGCAGGCGAAAATATTCGAATACGTTTGGAGTCGAATCTATACTACAAACATAGATAATGTTTTGGACGTCGCGTACCAGTCGACGAAGACATCGAACCGACTCTCAGGTGATTTTTCATTCTTCAACTATTGCGATCAGGCTTCGATTGGCGGGGTGATAGGCAGTACCCCTGTGGTGACAATTCATGGCACTATCAGAGATCTTGAGGCGGGATTCATATTCTCAAACTTCGAATATGCCATGGCAGCAAGTAAGCTATTTGATTGGCATAATGAGTTGGCGGCCAGAATTTTGATGGGTGGTCTTGTTGTTGTCGGAAATCAATTGGATGAATCCGACATTGAAAGCCATATTTCACGTCGCCTAAATACGTACGGAAGTATAGTGCCAGAAGCGAATAACTGGATCGTCATGCCAGATCCCGACCCGATTAAGAAGGAAAACTATATCGCTTCGGGGTATAACGTCATTGATGCCACTGCTGAAGAGTTCTTTGGCGTGTTGTTTCGTGAAGTTAAGTCGAAAAAAATAGATGATATTGTTTTGGAGTCTATACCGGCTGTTCGCAAGCGTTTTGCGACAGCGGCTGCCATGGCTTGGTTTAAGGAGGCGTTCGATCCAGTAATTGGTGAGATCGAGCGTGCATCCGAGACGCGCGGGATTCTCCGTCACTACGTAATGGGCGCGCATCCGGAGTGGTTCTATATCACGAATAAGGCGCATGCAGTTACCTCGCGTGTTACAGAGCTCACAAAGTCGATTTCTGCTCGAATGACTGCCGGGCAATCTGGTGTCGAAGTTCTACATGTTGTCGGGCCAAGTGGATCTGGCAAAACTACGGCCATTCGCTCTGCATTGTCGGAGTTAGTGGAAAAATATCCCTATATCTATGAATACAATTCGGTTAATGGAATTGATATTGATAGATTCCTTGCTATTTTGTCGGGTTTCACGGAAAAATCCATATTTGTCTTCTACTCTGCGGCTGAGTTTTACTATGCTGTGAACGCAGTAAGACTCGGGATGGCCGATAAAGAGTTGCCATTCTGTCTGTTCGTGCTGGAAGATCGCATTAATGATTACAAGTCGAACTTGCGCCATCTGCCAGATTGTGAGGACGTGTCGTCTACGTTCCAGTTCGGATCCCTACAGTTTGATGAGGCTAAAGCGATTTGCGAGAGAATTGCAAATCACGCAATTGTCTTTGATAAATTTTCAAACCTGCCTCTCGAAAAGCAAGCTGGTCGTTTGATGGACAAGGAGCGGGGTTACAATGGCGACCTCCTTTCGGCATTGTATTCGTTGACTACCCACGAAAACTTCGAGACAAAGATCTTTGAGGAGTATCAGTCCGTTGAGGATAAAGAGGCCAAGCGGATACTAAGTGTTGTATCAACTATCAATTCGCTTGGTTTTTCAGTACCGATCAATTACGTCGCGGGAATTGTCGGAATTTCAGTGGAGAGAGTTTCGGAGCAGTTGGCTAATGGCCTCTCTGGTATTCTTGTTGACTTTGCGTCGCGCGGTATTGTGGCCTGTCGGCATCGGGTGATCGCGGATTGCTATTTCAATAATTGCATCCAGGGGCAGGGGGATGTGGGGGAGATTTCTGATGTCCTCCAATATCTCTCCAACAAGTTCACCATTGAGGATATTAAATTTCATCCTCTGGCATATCAAATGTACAAGGAAATCGTTTCGTTCAATTTCCTATACGAGCGATATTTCCCCTCTCGTACCCGAACGGACGATACCGAGAAAACTTATCATCAGGCGCAAAAATATTATGGTCAGGATGGTGTATTTTGGCTTCAATTTGGTCGATTCTATAGAAAAATACATCGCCTTGACGATGCAATCGAATGCTTTAGAACTGGGCTCGAATTCTATGAATCTTTCCAGACAAAGCACTCGTTGGGACATACGTTGCTAATGAAGTATCTCGATGAGGGCCTCGAGGATCGCTCGATTTACGATGAGGGGCTGCAATTTCTTGAGATGGAACGTTTGCGTCGAGGTACAACGGACCCGTATCCCACGACCACCATATGCGAGTCTCTGATTCAAATTTGCCAGAAAAGAAGAGATGTTGGTGCGTATGAAAAACTGAAGGAGTGTATCAACTATGGGTTGAAACACTTCAAAGAGGATGAGTATTTCGAGAGGCAGGTTCGTCGGTACCTAAAGTTGCCGGCCCCTTAA
- a CDS encoding sensor histidine kinase, producing MRALRFFYLHAMVYVVVNAMLIGFHLMGPSHRPWAGGPLMGWGIGLAVHGIMTWGRVGLLGRRWEERKIAEYMAQEQVRTLSTEKQLVEARMKLLQAQIEPHFLFNTLANVVSLIEPAPQKATMMLEHFIAYLRASLAASRATQGTVAQEAKLLRDYLALIRIRMGERLQYTVDVDPQLEAMPLAPMLLQPVVENAIKHGLEPKIEGGRLLVRLERQGARMLATIEDDGMGFRPSAGAGVGLSNLRERLAVLYDGDAHVRIEERSPGTAVLIDLPLPPAS from the coding sequence GTGCGCGCGTTGCGCTTCTTCTATCTGCACGCCATGGTCTACGTGGTGGTGAACGCGATGCTGATCGGCTTCCATCTGATGGGACCGTCGCATCGGCCCTGGGCGGGTGGCCCACTGATGGGTTGGGGGATTGGCCTGGCGGTGCACGGCATCATGACCTGGGGACGTGTAGGCCTGCTCGGGCGGCGGTGGGAAGAGCGCAAGATTGCCGAGTACATGGCGCAGGAGCAGGTGCGCACGCTGTCGACGGAGAAGCAGCTGGTCGAGGCCCGCATGAAGCTGCTGCAGGCGCAGATCGAACCGCACTTCCTGTTCAACACGCTGGCCAACGTGGTCAGCCTGATCGAGCCCGCGCCGCAGAAGGCCACGATGATGCTGGAGCATTTCATCGCCTATCTGCGTGCGTCGCTGGCCGCCAGCCGCGCTACGCAAGGCACGGTGGCGCAGGAGGCGAAGCTGCTGCGCGATTATCTGGCGCTGATCCGCATCCGCATGGGCGAGCGGCTGCAATACACGGTCGATGTCGACCCGCAACTCGAAGCGATGCCGCTGGCGCCGATGCTGCTGCAACCGGTGGTCGAGAATGCGATCAAGCATGGCCTGGAGCCGAAGATCGAAGGCGGGCGCTTGCTGGTCCGGCTGGAGCGGCAGGGCGCGCGCATGCTGGCGACGATCGAGGACGATGGCATGGGGTTCCGGCCCTCGGCCGGCGCTGGTGTCGGGCTGTCGAACCTGCGCGAACGGCTGGCCGTGCTGTATGACGGTGACGCCCACGTCAGGATTGAAGAGCGCTCGCCCGGCACCGCCGTACTGATCGATCTCCCGCTGCCACCCGCATCCTGA
- a CDS encoding LytTR family DNA-binding domain-containing protein — protein MTPTALIADDEEHLRAYLRGKLQRLWPELQIVAEATNGIEAADAIARLSPSVAFLDIKMPGLSGLEVAQGLETETRVVFVTAYDEFALDAFERAAVDYLVKPVSEERLGRTIERLRKALQEAAPLPELAQLLNQLTRAQPRAEGASQLRWVRASRGNTTSHVPIQEVMYFQSEDKYVVVHTVDGEHLIRTPLAELIAGLDLEVFWQIHRSSIVNMEYVAGTRRDESGRLFVRMRGSDAELPVSRAYMHRFRQM, from the coding sequence ATGACGCCCACCGCCCTGATTGCCGACGATGAAGAGCATCTGCGTGCGTACCTGCGCGGCAAGCTGCAGCGCCTGTGGCCGGAGTTGCAGATCGTTGCCGAGGCGACCAACGGCATCGAAGCCGCCGACGCCATCGCGCGCTTGTCGCCGAGCGTTGCCTTCCTCGATATCAAGATGCCGGGCCTGTCGGGGCTGGAAGTGGCGCAGGGGTTGGAAACCGAAACGCGGGTGGTGTTCGTCACCGCCTATGACGAGTTTGCGCTCGATGCGTTCGAGCGCGCCGCAGTCGACTACCTGGTCAAGCCGGTCAGCGAGGAGCGCCTGGGCCGCACCATCGAGCGATTGCGCAAGGCGTTGCAGGAAGCGGCGCCGCTGCCCGAGTTGGCGCAACTGCTGAACCAGCTGACACGCGCCCAGCCGCGCGCCGAAGGTGCCAGCCAGTTGCGTTGGGTGCGGGCCAGCCGTGGCAATACCACCAGCCACGTGCCGATCCAGGAGGTGATGTATTTCCAGAGCGAGGACAAGTACGTGGTGGTGCATACCGTGGATGGCGAGCACCTGATCCGCACGCCGTTGGCGGAGCTGATTGCCGGTCTCGATCTCGAGGTGTTCTGGCAGATCCACCGCTCGTCCATCGTCAATATGGAATACGTGGCCGGCACGCGGCGCGATGAGTCCGGGCGGCTGTTTGTCCGGATGCGCGGCAGCGATGCCGAACTGCCGGTATCGCGCGCCTACATGCATCGGTTCCGGCAGATGTAG
- a CDS encoding 2TM domain-containing protein → MHHAFPPNDPNAMAYWRARRMVRALRGWYIHLLVYAVVNAWLWFRFFYFPSPPWSHYATTGWPWPLTTTLAWGLGLTVHGLLVWMRLSRRGRDWEQRKIQEFMDRH, encoded by the coding sequence ATGCACCACGCCTTCCCGCCCAACGACCCCAACGCCATGGCCTACTGGCGCGCGCGCCGCATGGTGCGCGCGCTGCGCGGCTGGTATATCCACCTGCTGGTCTATGCGGTGGTCAATGCATGGCTGTGGTTCCGCTTCTTCTACTTCCCCTCGCCGCCCTGGTCGCACTACGCCACCACGGGCTGGCCGTGGCCGCTGACCACCACGCTGGCCTGGGGGCTCGGGCTGACCGTGCACGGGCTGCTGGTCTGGATGCGGCTGTCGCGCCGCGGCCGCGACTGGGAACAGCGCAAGATCCAGGAATTCATGGATCGACACTAG
- a CDS encoding sugar kinase produces the protein MRASFDIVALGEAMVEFNHTGPRGSRTYLQGFGGDTSNAVIAAARQGARCAYLTRLGDDEFGRMCRCLLHREHVDTSGVVIDASAPTGLYFVHHGPDGHVFTYRRSGSAASRMQPGDLPVALLERATWLHVSGISQAISTSAKRTVREAIRISRQAGTKVSYDPNLRPRLWPLERAREVIVATLPLCDLFLPSLDDVRRLAGLDDPVGIVDWCHRMGAPHVVLKLGSQGCLVSDGGQLTAVAPFRVDAVDATGAGDCFDGTYLARLVAGDDAVSAARWAAVAAALATTGHGAVAPLPGVQAVWDALKVQS, from the coding sequence ATGCGCGCCAGCTTCGACATCGTCGCGCTGGGCGAGGCCATGGTCGAGTTCAACCATACCGGCCCGCGCGGGTCGCGGACCTACTTGCAGGGCTTCGGCGGCGATACCTCCAACGCCGTCATCGCCGCGGCGCGCCAGGGTGCGCGGTGCGCCTACCTGACCCGGCTGGGCGACGACGAATTCGGCCGCATGTGCCGGTGCCTGTTGCACCGCGAACACGTCGACACCAGCGGCGTCGTCATCGACGCATCGGCACCTACCGGGCTCTACTTCGTCCATCACGGCCCGGATGGCCACGTCTTCACCTATCGGCGCTCGGGCTCCGCCGCGAGCCGGATGCAACCCGGCGACCTGCCGGTCGCATTGCTGGAACGGGCCACCTGGCTCCACGTCTCCGGAATCAGCCAGGCCATCAGCACGTCAGCCAAGCGTACCGTGCGCGAGGCCATCCGCATCTCCCGCCAGGCCGGCACCAAGGTGTCCTACGATCCCAACCTGCGCCCCAGGCTGTGGCCCCTGGAGCGCGCCCGTGAAGTCATCGTCGCCACACTTCCGTTGTGCGACCTGTTCCTGCCCAGCCTGGACGACGTGCGCCGGCTTGCCGGCCTCGACGATCCCGTGGGCATCGTCGACTGGTGCCATCGCATGGGCGCGCCGCATGTGGTGTTGAAACTGGGCAGCCAGGGTTGCCTGGTATCCGATGGCGGACAGTTGACCGCCGTGGCGCCATTCCGCGTCGACGCGGTCGATGCGACCGGCGCGGGCGACTGCTTCGACGGAACCTATCTCGCGCGGCTGGTGGCCGGAGATGACGCTGTGTCCGCCGCGCGCTGGGCAGCGGTGGCGGCCGCGCTGGCCACCACTGGCCACGGCGCAGTCGCACCGCTGCCAGGGGTGCAAGCGGTCTGGGATGCACTGAAAGTGCAATCATGA
- a CDS encoding Zn-dependent oxidoreductase, which yields MLSVVVEQAHRMAVCERPNPVPAEGEVRVRVRLAGVCGSDLHIFHGKNPFVTYPRVIGHEFVGHVDAVGAGVSADRIGERVVVDPVVSCGQCHACRIGRHNVCQRLQVIGVHRDGGFSQFACVPARNAYPVPDGMPTASAAVIEPFAVAANATHRTGVLPSDVALIYGAGPVGLNLLQVLKRVYGVRTFITDHVDERLALAQACGAADDEIINTAREPLARALERRGAAGGPTLIYDAVCHPAILEEAVAIAAPAGRIGVLGFSATPSALPQQALTSKELTLYASRLNCAMFPTVIDWIARGLVDPGRIITHQVNFRDVAYAFDLAENQPRVSCKVLLDLGEDA from the coding sequence ATGTTGAGCGTAGTCGTCGAGCAAGCACACCGCATGGCCGTGTGCGAGCGACCCAACCCGGTCCCGGCCGAAGGCGAGGTGCGCGTGCGCGTGCGCCTTGCCGGAGTGTGCGGTTCGGATTTGCACATCTTCCATGGCAAGAATCCGTTCGTGACCTATCCGCGCGTCATCGGCCACGAGTTCGTGGGCCATGTCGATGCGGTTGGCGCGGGCGTCAGCGCCGACCGCATCGGCGAACGGGTGGTGGTGGATCCGGTGGTCAGCTGCGGTCAATGCCATGCGTGCCGGATCGGCCGGCACAATGTCTGCCAGCGGCTCCAGGTGATCGGTGTGCACCGGGATGGCGGCTTCAGCCAATTCGCATGCGTGCCGGCACGTAACGCCTACCCGGTGCCCGATGGCATGCCGACTGCCAGTGCCGCGGTGATCGAGCCGTTTGCGGTGGCCGCCAACGCCACCCACCGCACCGGCGTACTGCCCTCGGACGTAGCGCTGATCTATGGCGCCGGGCCGGTTGGACTCAACCTGCTGCAGGTGCTCAAGCGCGTCTATGGTGTACGCACCTTCATCACCGACCATGTCGATGAACGGCTGGCATTGGCGCAAGCCTGCGGCGCCGCGGATGACGAAATCATCAACACCGCGCGCGAGCCGCTTGCGCGCGCGCTGGAGCGCCGCGGCGCGGCGGGCGGGCCGACGCTGATCTACGATGCGGTCTGCCATCCTGCGATCCTGGAAGAAGCCGTTGCCATCGCCGCGCCGGCAGGCCGCATCGGCGTGTTGGGGTTTTCCGCCACGCCATCGGCCCTGCCGCAGCAAGCGCTGACCAGCAAGGAATTGACCCTGTACGCCTCGCGTCTCAATTGCGCGATGTTCCCCACCGTCATCGACTGGATCGCGCGCGGTCTGGTGGATCCCGGCCGGATCATCACGCACCAGGTCAATTTCCGCGACGTGGCCTACGCATTCGACCTCGCCGAAAACCAGCCCCGCGTCAGCTGCAAGGTGTTGCTCGACCTGGGCGAGGACGCCTGA
- the manD gene encoding D-mannonate dehydratase ManD, which translates to MKIEQIKTIVTCPGRNFVTVKVVTDAGAYGLGDATLNGRELAVRTYLDEHVIPCLIGRDPRRIEDIWQYLYRGAYWRRGPVTMTAIAAIDMALWDILGKLAGMPVVQLLGGRSRHGLMVYGHATGRDHAEAVDAVHSHIAQGYKAIRVQSGVPGLSKVYGVGTQPGHYEPAQKGLPPEEPWDTSLYLRHTPELFHKVREAVGFAPHLLHDAHHRLTPIEAAGLGKALEPFNLFWLEDPTPAENQQAFRLIRQHTTTPLAAGEVFNSLWDCKDLISEQLIDYIRTTIVHAGGITHVRRIADFAATYQVRTGFHGATDLSPVCMAAAVNFGLWAPNFGIQELMPHGALVDAVFPHNYRLEDGYLVMDDVPGLGVDIDERLAARYPYERAYLPVARLRDGAMWNW; encoded by the coding sequence TTGAAGATCGAACAGATAAAAACCATCGTCACCTGCCCGGGGCGCAACTTCGTCACGGTCAAGGTGGTCACCGATGCCGGCGCGTACGGGCTGGGCGACGCCACGCTCAATGGCCGCGAACTGGCAGTGCGCACGTACCTGGACGAGCATGTGATTCCGTGCCTGATCGGCCGCGATCCGCGCAGGATCGAAGACATCTGGCAATACCTCTACCGCGGCGCCTACTGGCGGCGCGGGCCGGTCACGATGACCGCGATCGCGGCCATCGACATGGCACTGTGGGACATCCTGGGCAAGCTGGCCGGCATGCCGGTGGTGCAGCTGCTGGGCGGCCGCAGCCGCCATGGCCTGATGGTGTACGGCCACGCCACCGGCCGCGACCACGCCGAAGCCGTCGACGCGGTGCACAGCCATATCGCGCAAGGCTACAAGGCAATCCGCGTGCAGTCGGGCGTGCCCGGCTTGTCCAAGGTGTACGGCGTGGGCACGCAACCGGGTCACTATGAGCCGGCGCAGAAGGGCTTGCCGCCGGAGGAACCCTGGGATACCTCGCTCTACCTGCGACACACGCCGGAACTGTTCCACAAGGTGCGCGAAGCCGTCGGCTTCGCTCCCCACCTGCTGCACGATGCGCACCATCGCCTGACACCGATCGAAGCGGCCGGCCTGGGCAAGGCGCTGGAGCCCTTCAACCTGTTCTGGCTGGAAGATCCGACGCCGGCCGAGAACCAGCAGGCGTTCCGGCTGATCCGCCAGCACACCACCACGCCGCTCGCGGCCGGCGAGGTCTTCAATTCGCTGTGGGACTGCAAGGACCTGATCAGCGAACAGCTGATCGATTACATCCGCACCACCATCGTTCACGCCGGCGGCATCACGCATGTGCGCCGCATCGCGGACTTCGCCGCGACCTACCAGGTGCGCACCGGTTTCCACGGCGCCACCGACCTGTCACCGGTATGCATGGCCGCGGCGGTCAACTTCGGGCTGTGGGCGCCAAACTTCGGCATCCAGGAACTGATGCCGCATGGCGCGTTGGTCGACGCGGTGTTTCCGCACAACTACCGCCTCGAGGACGGTTACCTGGTGATGGACGACGTGCCCGGCCTTGGCGTCGACATCGACGAGCGGCTGGCGGCCCGCTATCCGTACGAACGCGCCTACCTGCCGGTGGCGCGGCTGCGCGACGGCGCGATGTGGAACTGGTAG
- a CDS encoding mannitol dehydrogenase family protein: MRLTQRNGCRANREVRQPGYDRGRLSRGVLHLGLGAFHRAHQALYTEAAIRAGDSRWGIVGVSLREPRTPRMLAAQDFLYSVTEREGAAATTRIVGAVVQAWYAPHALEEVLGALADPGIAVVTCTVTEKGYCQHPSSADLDTDHADIRHDLAYPDTPRSTLGVLAAGLRRRPVGAPLSIVCCDNMPANGQTLRKLLAQYAALTAPALARRVRDDVAFPNTMVDRIVPAATPASRRDAQRRLGLRDEAAIVCEAFTQWVIEDRFAGPRPAWEAGGALMTSDVRPFQAMKLQLLNGTHSAIAYAGQLCGLQTVAEAMDDPLVGAFARGVMADLRATVQAPPGYDVDAYSEALLQRFRNAALDHRTVQIAADGTQKVPVRWLPALRASAGIERPWLERALAAWLHCLRSGRSDGGRALAFDDPGAPALAACLRGAHSDADAVTQALAHAPVFGSEPWPVPLADRLARHLAVLRVGGTAALLSS, translated from the coding sequence ATGAGGCTCACGCAACGCAACGGTTGCCGCGCCAATCGTGAAGTGCGCCAGCCCGGCTACGATCGCGGACGCTTGTCGCGCGGCGTGCTGCATCTTGGCCTTGGCGCATTCCATCGCGCGCACCAGGCGCTGTACACCGAGGCCGCAATCCGCGCCGGCGATAGCCGCTGGGGCATTGTCGGCGTCAGCCTGCGCGAGCCGCGCACACCGCGCATGCTGGCGGCGCAGGACTTCCTGTATTCGGTGACCGAACGCGAAGGTGCGGCGGCTACGACGCGTATCGTCGGCGCCGTGGTGCAAGCCTGGTATGCACCGCATGCGCTGGAGGAGGTGCTGGGTGCGCTGGCCGACCCCGGTATCGCGGTGGTGACCTGCACGGTCACGGAAAAGGGCTACTGCCAGCATCCGTCCAGCGCCGACCTGGACACGGACCACGCCGATATCCGACACGACCTGGCCTATCCCGACACGCCCAGAAGCACGCTTGGCGTACTGGCTGCCGGACTGCGCCGCCGGCCTGTTGGGGCGCCGCTCAGCATCGTTTGCTGCGACAACATGCCCGCCAACGGCCAGACGCTGCGCAAGCTGCTGGCGCAGTACGCAGCGCTGACGGCCCCGGCACTGGCCCGCCGCGTGCGGGACGACGTGGCATTTCCCAACACCATGGTGGACCGGATCGTGCCCGCCGCCACGCCGGCATCGCGCCGTGACGCGCAGCGTCGCCTGGGTTTGCGCGACGAGGCCGCCATCGTCTGCGAAGCCTTTACGCAGTGGGTGATCGAGGACCGCTTTGCCGGACCCAGGCCGGCATGGGAAGCGGGCGGCGCGCTGATGACGAGCGATGTCCGGCCGTTCCAGGCGATGAAGCTGCAGCTGCTCAACGGCACGCATTCCGCCATCGCCTATGCCGGGCAACTGTGCGGGCTGCAGACCGTTGCCGAGGCCATGGACGATCCGCTGGTCGGCGCCTTCGCGCGCGGCGTGATGGCGGACCTGCGCGCCACCGTGCAAGCGCCGCCCGGATATGACGTGGACGCATACAGCGAGGCCTTGCTGCAGCGCTTTCGCAATGCCGCGCTCGATCATCGCACTGTGCAAATCGCAGCCGACGGCACGCAGAAAGTGCCGGTGCGCTGGCTGCCCGCCCTGCGTGCCAGTGCAGGCATCGAGCGGCCCTGGCTGGAACGCGCGCTCGCGGCCTGGCTGCATTGCCTGCGCAGCGGACGCAGCGATGGCGGCCGCGCGCTTGCCTTCGACGATCCCGGCGCACCGGCGCTGGCGGCGTGCCTGCGTGGCGCCCACAGCGATGCCGACGCCGTGACACAGGCACTCGCGCACGCTCCTGTCTTCGGCAGCGAGCCGTGGCCCGTGCCGCTGGCCGACCGCCTCGCCCGTCACCTGGCGGTGCTGCGCGTTGGCGGCACCGCCGCGCTGCTGTCGTCCTGA
- a CDS encoding TRAP transporter substrate-binding protein, whose amino-acid sequence MAMLLTRRRFGALAAGSLAMTLPAAHVLAQAATIRLKYGTAFPADHPGTLRIQQAAVAIRLDTGGKVDLQVYPNSQLGSEPDMIAQVRTGAMDFMSTAGTNLQTLVPTAGINGVAFAFKDYATVWAAMDGDVGAYVRAALGKVNLHVFDKCLDNGYRNITSASRPINTPADLKGFKVRVPGIPLWISMFKALGASPTAIPFGELYSALQTRVVDGQENPLALIRSAKLYEVQKFCALTGHTWDGHFIFGNARKFRALPAEVQAAITAHFTAAALKQREDIARLNTDAQAELSRLGIVFNQPDPAPFRALLQGAGFYAEWKKKYGDEAWSRLEKYAGRLA is encoded by the coding sequence ATGGCCATGCTGTTGACCCGACGCCGTTTTGGCGCGCTAGCCGCCGGCTCGCTGGCGATGACGCTGCCGGCAGCCCACGTACTGGCCCAGGCCGCCACCATCCGCCTGAAGTACGGCACCGCCTTTCCCGCCGACCATCCGGGCACGCTGCGCATCCAGCAGGCGGCGGTGGCCATCCGCCTCGACACCGGCGGCAAGGTCGATTTGCAGGTCTATCCCAACAGCCAGCTCGGCAGCGAGCCCGACATGATCGCGCAGGTGCGCACCGGCGCGATGGACTTCATGTCCACGGCCGGCACCAACCTGCAAACGCTGGTGCCGACCGCCGGCATCAACGGCGTGGCCTTCGCCTTCAAGGACTACGCCACGGTCTGGGCCGCGATGGATGGCGACGTCGGCGCCTATGTGCGCGCCGCGCTGGGCAAGGTGAACCTGCACGTCTTCGACAAATGCCTGGACAACGGCTATCGCAACATCACCTCGGCGAGCCGGCCGATCAACACGCCGGCGGACCTGAAAGGCTTCAAGGTGCGCGTGCCCGGCATCCCGCTGTGGATCTCGATGTTCAAGGCGCTGGGCGCGTCGCCGACGGCCATTCCGTTCGGCGAACTCTACTCAGCGCTGCAAACTCGGGTCGTCGACGGACAGGAGAATCCGCTCGCGCTGATTCGCAGCGCCAAGCTTTATGAAGTGCAGAAGTTCTGCGCGCTGACCGGACACACCTGGGACGGCCACTTCATCTTCGGCAACGCCAGGAAATTCCGGGCGCTGCCAGCGGAGGTGCAGGCCGCCATCACCGCCCACTTCACCGCGGCGGCGCTGAAGCAGCGCGAGGACATCGCGCGCCTGAACACCGATGCGCAGGCCGAGCTGAGCCGCCTCGGCATCGTCTTCAACCAGCCCGATCCCGCGCCGTTCCGCGCCTTGCTGCAAGGCGCCGGCTTCTATGCCGAATGGAAGAAGAAATACGGCGACGAAGCGTGGTCCAGGCTGGAGAAATACGCGGGCCGTCTCGCATGA